The proteins below are encoded in one region of Clostridium estertheticum:
- a CDS encoding GNAT family N-acetyltransferase: MKVLESERLLLKPLSFNELLYINENQSDNIEISIDLESISHSVKFAVAKKLEKMKNISEDTQKWYTYWLIINKENQIGVGFIGFKGLVSENGYSEVGYSISPNYRRQRIMTEALETLIRWAYGFRECRGIIAKVSKGNIGSNKILNNCNFRVNSSTEQEDNYILEFRRYEDGN; encoded by the coding sequence ATGAAAGTATTAGAGTCAGAAAGGTTACTTTTAAAACCCTTATCTTTTAATGAACTATTATATATTAATGAAAATCAGAGTGATAATATTGAAATTAGCATTGATTTAGAATCAATATCTCATTCTGTTAAATTTGCAGTAGCAAAAAAACTAGAAAAGATGAAGAATATTAGTGAAGATACTCAAAAATGGTATACGTACTGGCTAATCATTAATAAGGAAAATCAAATAGGAGTAGGTTTTATTGGATTTAAAGGGTTAGTAAGTGAAAATGGTTACTCAGAAGTTGGATACAGTATTTCACCTAATTATAGAAGGCAAAGAATTATGACGGAGGCCTTAGAAACATTAATAAGATGGGCTTATGGGTTTAGAGAATGTAGAGGAATAATTGCTAAAGTTTCAAAAGGAAATATAGGGTCTAATAAAATATTAAATAATTGCAATTTTAGAGTAAATAGTTCGACTGAGCAAGAGGATAATTATATTCTTGAATTCAGGAGATATGAAGATGGTAATTAA
- a CDS encoding serine hydrolase domain-containing protein has protein sequence MKEKIQRICDDFSKKHNFSGTCLVKQGNDEIFSHAYGLAHKGFNIPNRLNTMFDTASITKVFTATAILILIEKGLLHFDDKITSIIDLNGTTIPKDVNIYNLLNHTSGIADDADEEAGEIYSDLFINKPNYAIRNTSDFLKQFAYKQPIFKAGTNVRYNNCAFVLLGLAIEKISGQDYRKFVTDNIFVPSGMLNTKFCAMDEVNANMAEGYVGHYSKNKDHIKWRKNIYSYPPIGSPDSGAYTTVLDLDIFIRNLKSNMVLNSEYTNMLFSPHCKFAKPFNCGESSVNATLRKGYAFEFVEINGNVFCMRKEGLNDGVGAMLSYYPEIDATIIILSNQTMCDGECDVWDMHREIQTIINS, from the coding sequence ATGAAAGAAAAAATTCAAAGGATATGTGATGATTTTAGTAAAAAACATAATTTTTCTGGTACTTGTCTTGTGAAGCAGGGGAATGATGAGATTTTTTCACATGCGTATGGGTTGGCACATAAGGGTTTTAATATTCCTAATAGACTTAATACTATGTTTGATACCGCATCCATCACCAAAGTTTTTACTGCAACGGCCATTTTGATCTTAATAGAAAAAGGGTTATTACATTTTGATGACAAAATTACAAGCATTATTGATTTAAATGGAACTACAATTCCTAAGGATGTAAATATCTATAATTTGCTTAACCATACTTCTGGAATTGCTGATGACGCAGACGAAGAAGCAGGAGAAATTTATTCTGATTTATTTATTAATAAACCTAATTATGCTATAAGAAATACAAGTGATTTTCTTAAGCAATTTGCATATAAACAACCTATATTTAAGGCAGGTACCAATGTTAGATATAATAATTGTGCTTTTGTCTTATTGGGTTTAGCGATAGAAAAAATATCTGGGCAGGATTATCGAAAATTTGTCACCGATAATATTTTTGTGCCTAGTGGTATGTTAAACACAAAATTTTGTGCTATGGATGAAGTGAATGCAAATATGGCAGAAGGGTATGTTGGGCATTACTCAAAAAATAAAGATCATATTAAATGGAGAAAAAATATTTACTCTTATCCACCTATTGGATCTCCTGATTCTGGAGCCTATACAACAGTACTTGACCTTGATATTTTTATAAGAAACCTAAAATCAAATATGGTATTAAATTCAGAATATACGAATATGTTATTTTCACCTCATTGTAAATTTGCCAAGCCATTTAATTGTGGTGAATCTTCAGTTAATGCAACATTAAGAAAAGGATATGCCTTTGAGTTCGTAGAAATTAATGGTAATGTATTTTGTATGCGTAAAGAGGGGCTAAACGATGGTGTAGGTGCAATGCTTTCATATTATCCAGAGATTGATGCAACAATTATAATTTTGAGCAATCAAACTATGTGCGATGGAGAGTGTGATGTTTGGGATATGCATAGGGAAATTCAAACTATTATAAATTCTTAA